The following proteins come from a genomic window of Cervus canadensis isolate Bull #8, Minnesota chromosome 3, ASM1932006v1, whole genome shotgun sequence:
- the LOC122437893 gene encoding LOW QUALITY PROTEIN: basic proline-rich protein-like (The sequence of the model RefSeq protein was modified relative to this genomic sequence to represent the inferred CDS: inserted 1 base in 1 codon): MIGRADIEGSKSDVAMNAWPPQASYPCGVPPQSNSPPGTVPGAGRARPARGRALGARSESPSGLAPPPHRAPAEARRRAEPRPRGRTRRGGPARPPPRAARGGGAAGVWRGAAAGGVADGEGGEAGAPRPDPAPARRRRRPADAHTHRTRPGPARAAGARRRPPGSPGAAATPAAAGAIHGKGPARVQSRRRRRPPGCPGPRRGTAPATGAPAAPGPGPPGPAAPPPAPRGGGRRGGGRRAGGGVGGSRAGWGGGGPAGAAPGVGXGGGASSSRGARPAPLRAPARPTQPLEPILIPKLRIRLADFPYLHCSNMPEAVHLGDLLRIWVRPGARFTPSPPDFQGPARAHRTPPEPRRFPRHGPLSRGEPIPARPALHKEKRTLPGAPAGFSGIGCVTALDASRRPSPPLRIRGSEPDSLSIG, encoded by the exons ATGATAGGAAGAGCCGACATCGAAGGATCAAAAAGCGACGTCGCTATGAACGCTTGGCCGCCACAAGCCAGTTATCCCTGTG GTGTACCGCCCCAGTCAAACTCCCCACCTGGCACTGTCCCCGGAGCGGGTCGCGCCCGGCCGGCGCGCGGCCGGGCGCTTGGCGCCAGAAGCGAGAGCCCCTCGGGGCtcgcccccccgccccaccgg GCGCCGGCCGAGGCGAGGCGCCGCGCGGAACCGCGGCCCCGGGGGCGCACCCGGCGGGGGGGACCGGCGCGCCCGCCGCCGCGGGCCGCgaggggcggcggggcggcgggggtgtGGCGCGGCGCGGCCGCCGGCGGGGTGGCGgacggggaggggggggaggcgggagccccccgccccgacccGGCGCCCGCGCGCCGCCGCCGACGGCCGGCGGACGCACACACGCACCGCAcgcgccccggccccgcgcgcGCGGCGGGGGCGCGCCGGCGCCCGCCGGGCTCCCCGGGGGCGGCCGCGACGCCCGCCGCAGCTGGGGCGATCCACGGGAAGGGCCCGGCTCGCGTCCagagtcgccgccgccgccggcccccCGGGTGCCCGGGCCCCCGCAGGGGGACCGCCCCCGCCACCGGGGCCCCGGCCGCTCCCGGCCCCGGCCCCCCCGGTCCCgccgcccccccacccgccccccgcggaggggggaggcgggggggcgggaggagagcgggaggcggggtgggagggagccgcGCGGGGTGGGGCGGAGGAGGGCCCGCGGGGGCTGCCCCGGGCGTGG GTGGCGGCGGCGCCTCGTCCAGCCGCGGCGCGCGCCCAGCCCCGCTTCGCGCCCCAGCCCGACCGACCCAGCCCTTAGAGCCAATCCTTATCCCGAAGTTACGGATCCGGCTTGCCGACTTCCCTTACCTACATTGTTCCAACATGCCAGAGGCTGTTCACCTTGGCGACCTGCTGCGGATATGGGTACGGCCCGGCGCGAGATTTACACCCTCTCCCCCGGATTTTCAAGGGCCAGCGAGAGCTCACCGGACGCCGCCGGAACCGCGACGCTTTCCAAGGCACGGGCCCCTCTCTCGGGGCGAACCCATTCCAGCGCGCCCTGCCcttcacaaagaaaagagaactctccccGGGGCTCCCGCCGGCTTCTCCGGGATCGGTTGCGTTACCGCACTGGACGCCTCGCGGCGCCCATCTCCGCCACTCCGGATTCGGGGATCTGAACCCGACTCCCTTTCGATCGGCTGA